The sequence below is a genomic window from Silene latifolia isolate original U9 population chromosome 7, ASM4854445v1, whole genome shotgun sequence.
CTTTCAGTAAAGAAGATAAATTAGTCTCAAATATCCTAAGGAAAATATTCAGAAAAATTCATTAATGCTTAAATTCACCTGTCTCAGGAAATATTAATGTGTTTAAGTATTATGGTACATATTTAGCTGGTATGCGTTTGGATATTGCGTACATTCTAAAGTTTGTTGGACAGATATTAAGGCAATACGGATTAGGATCTTGGATCCACTAAGGGCAGCCAAATATATTGTTGGTCATTTATATTTGGAACAAAACACTATTTATAGGAGGTCGATTCAGGTTGAGATCATTCGGTATTTCGACTCCTAGTTGGTTATGAACATTTGTCTTGAGGCTGCGAATTCGGTATGGTATTGAAAGACCACTTAAGTAATTTATGACAAATGTGCAGTCATTATAGTTTCTAATAACATTACAAGTGATGTATTGTTTAAGAAACAATTCAGAGTGAAAAATTGTCAATCATACATGTTAATACAAACTCCATTTTGCGGATCCGCTTACTAAGGAATTACCACCCACGGTCTTTCTTTAGCCAATTGCTCAAATGGGTGTTTCGGTTTTAAGGAAATCCAGTTTAAGTGGGAGTTTGTCATGTTAGACACATTAAAGTTTACGGTCATTAAGTTCTGCAGAAATAAGGTTTTCGGTTTACGGTTTCACTATGTGTTATTTTGGTTGATCTCACTAAGTTGGACCAGTTGGAAATATACATATTTTGGATCACATTTGGATGTTGTTTCCATGCTACGCACCTATATTAGATTCATGTCGTTGGTTATATTAGCATACGTGACCATTGAGGGTCCTGTTACGACAAATTGTAGCAAAGACCGCTTTGAtcctatgttagtatgattgatggACCGAATTGCATAAGACGGTTGGAATGTTGATAGCACTGTTGAGCGCGTAAGGttataaaatgaatacaatttttTAGGTGTCACACACTATCTGTATTTGAcccaagtgggagattgtaagaatattgggtccaatactatttatgtggacacactattatacagattgtatttgtttgctatcgtttaagtttagcccaatatAGTGATCCATCCGAATAATATAATACGGGCATATTAATCACGTCTTATAAAGTATGGGCCGGATATCttaattgtgtagatacccattaggttACTAATGCATGATGGACGCATTAGATTAAGGAGACTATATATAAGTCACCTGGGTTATGGTCCCTGGTAGCACACAATAACCTAATCTCCCCGCATCCCATCAGTAGAGAGATCCCTATTGGTATGTGTGTCTACTAGAAGACCTAATCCCAAAGACCGTCCCTTCAGGCGGTTCATCCCAACCTTTCGTCATGTAATGAGGTACGCTTCCGCTCTACAGTTTACCGAGtaatttagtatgaagtttaTGGCCTTTAATCGAATTAATTCTAACATATATTGTTActtgtttttggttgtatatgtGTTTCATTAATAAGACAATTTTCTCCGTTGGTAGGATGATGTGAAGTCGTTTTGCAAGGAAATGATCCTTCTCAAATGGATATGTGTCCAATAGCGGAAGTTCGTTGATTCAGCAGGCTAGCTATGAATATACTTTTTCTGTCAAAGATGTCATGATTTAGTGCTGACTCAATCCTCCTCTAGTGTTTCTCCTAAGCAACAAACTTGACTTTCCATGCATGTAATTTTAAATACCGGTTTATATATGAACAATATTATGGTTGGTTATCTCATCTATACTTTTCTACGGTCTCCAATTACCAGTTCATTGTTTTTAGATGGTGacagtaatttttttttactgTGAGGGCAGTATGGTAATTTAATTTCAAGTTCTCTTATTCATTTTATCTCGTTCAGGTAAGTGAGTGAAATATGACTTTTAAAAAAAGGACTTATGAGTGTGGTTTGCAGGTTAATTAAGACTTGTTTATGGGTGGGTGATGTTGTGGTCCTTGATTATTTCTTATATTGGAATATTTCACACATTGATTCTAAGTTTCGCAAAAtctccttctaatttcacaaattaagatccattattcacaaaataagaaaaataggaaaataggtgattttgatcattttatgaccaaattacacaatattgccttctagtttcacaatataagttctataattcacaaaacaaggtttaggatacacaaaataagaaaaggaacaAAATAGGTGTTTTCGACCATTTATGACAAGGTTTCACAATGAattctagtttcacaatataagcttcatgattcacaaaacaaggaatatgattcacaaaataagaaaaagagcaaaataggtgatttcgaccattgatgaccaagtttcactaTATAAGCCcttggattcacaaaacaaggaatatgattcacaaaataagaaaaagagcaaaataggtgatttcgaccattgatgaccaagtttcactaTATAAACCcttggattcacaaaacaaggactatgattcacaaaataagaaaaagagcaaaataggtgatttcgaccattttatgaccaaataacacaatattgccttctagtttcacaatataagttctataattcacaaaacaaggtctaggatacacaaaataagaaaagaagcaaaataggtgatttcgaccatttatgacAAGGTTTCATAatgccttctagtttcacaatataagcttcaggattcacaaaacaaggaatatgattcacaaaataagaaaaagagcaaaataggtgatttcgactattgatgaccaagtttcactaTATAAGCCcttggattcacaaaacaaggcctatgattcacaaaataagaaaaagagcaaaataggtattttgaccattttatgaccaaatttcacaatattgccttCTAGTTTCATAAAACAaactctaggattcacaaaataaggtataggatttacaaaataagaaaaagaagaaaataggcgattttgaccatttatgaccaagtttcacaatataaggcctaagattcacaaaacaggtataagattcacaaaataagaaaaggagcaaaataggtgattttgaccatttatgaccaagtttcacaatataaggcgtAGGATGCACAAGACAAGggtttatgattcacaaaataagaaaaagagcaaaataagtgatttcgaccattttatgacaaaatttcacaatattaacttctagtttcacaaaacaagctctaggattcacaaaataaggtataggattcacaaaataagaaaaggagcaaaataagtgattttgactatttatgactaagtttcacaatattgccttctagtttcacaaaacaagcggGTATCCACTGCTCTCTTTCGACAAACTTGCCACTCAACCAATTATTTCTTTTTATTGAGAACTCACTAATGACCTTTGCCCAAATTCTCTTCAAATTCCTTAGGCTCCATATCGTTGCTCCGAACGGCACTGTTCAGACGTAAGAATTTTGTGTCTTTGCAAATTGTGCTCCCAACCTTGTCCGTAACTTTTTTGATGCTGTGCCATATGCAAAAGCGATGTCTTGCTATATTGAACATAACCACAAGTCACAAAATCACAATATCCATTGTCAAGATCGTTTTTTTATAGCTAAATTCATAAAACAAGTCACTCGATTCACAAATAAAGTCCCTAAATTCACAAACAACTCCCTAGATATACGAATAAAGTCCCTAAATTCACAAAACAAATAGTTAGATTTTATAAAAGTGGAAGTCGATTAGGATCATTTTTTATAGctaaattcacaaaacaagtcccTATTGATTCACGAATAAAGTCCCTTGATTCACAAAACAAATAATTAGATTTACAAAAGTAGGAGTCAATTATATAAGTTGATATACAAACACACCTAGAAGTTTAGAACTGCATTTAATATTCCTGGGTCTTGGTAAGTAATTATGTAATTTAGTTCTTTGCCACCTATTTATTTCAGAAATTGCAGAACTAAACAAACATATATTCATCATATGATTAACCTTTCATCGTAAGTTCGTAACCGAGCGACTATTATAAGGTTCACAAAATCACTTTCGAGTTTCACAAAATCATTTACTAGATTTACAAGTAAACAAAAATTTATTCATCATATGATTAACTTTTCTTCGTGATGGAGCGATTATTATAAGGTTCACAAAATCATGTATAAGTTCACAAAATCATTGCCTAGATTCACAACTAAACAAACATATATGCATCATATGATTAATATTTCACCGTGATGGACTGACTATTAAAAGGTTTACAAAATAAtgtctaagtttcacaaaatcagttTCTAGATTCACAAATTAGCTAACCTATTCACAAAATCAGTAGCAGCATAACACAAAAGGCATGATTCAGCATCATCAACAAAACTCCAGTAGGCGTTATCAACATCATCACAATATGTGTTTTAAGATTCAATCAACCAACTCCTACATTCACGAATTACAAAATCGAGCCATATAATCCACAAAATCGAGCACAAATTTTCACAAATTAAAACTGAAATAGAAAATAATAATTTAAAAACAAAATACCTGTTTCAATAGCACTATTAGAGAtgcaaaatcatcaaaatcaatgtattttttttttggtgaaatgtgagaataTATTAAGATAAAAAAGACTAATTACAAGAGAGAGTTCATGTAACAGAAGTAACGACTATCAAGAGCCAGAGCTAACCAAAACAGATATGCACACACATTATATGCCTACTCATACTGCTAGCACACTCGTAGTATACCCCATTTTGTCAGCCATATCTTATCAGTATTTGAAACAGGCTCCTTGAGTTTCCTTCTAATTCTACTCTTGACTTCCTCAATGATATGCTCAGATACTTTCTCTAGTTTAATCAACACTTGCTTCATTCTGGCACTATTCCTTTGTGTCCAAACCTGATAATAGCATGCAGTCATCACCAGGAATTGAACTTTCTGCGTCAGGCATCCTTTGGTAGGCAGCATACCCATACTCCTGTTAGCCTGCAGTGGGAACCCACACCAGTTCTCCATCTGGTGCATTATCTGTTGACTATATCTGCAATTAAAGAACAGGTGTTCCTGTGTTTCAGAATCACTACCACAGATTAAGCAACGATCATCTGTACAGTACCCAATTTTGCATAGTTTTTCCTTCACATTCAAACCATTGTTCATGATGATCCAAGCAATAATGGTATGTTTGGGAATGTTCCATTTGTTCCAAACCAGGGGCACCCAATCTTGCTTAGGCTGTTGTATCCTAAGCCATTCATATCCACTTCTTATGGAATACCCTTTAGCATCAGCAGTCCACTGTCCATCAGAGTACCCATTTTTCATCATTTCCTTGACTTTGCATATGTTCTTCCAAGACCAAGCAACATCAGCAGGAGGGACATACTCATGCCAATCCCTTCCTTTTAAATACACTTGATTGACCCACCTAATCCAAAGCCTATCAGCCTTCCCATATATCCAGTCCACCAACTTCGCCACAGTTGCATAATTCCATACCTGTGCTTTCTTGATTCCCAGTCCTCCCTCTTCTTTAGGTAATGTAACCTTATCCCAAGCAATAAGTGGGACTCTGTGATTCTCAGCATTGCCATCCCATAGATAGTTTCTACAAATGCCTTCAATTCTCTTAATAATGCTTTTTGGCAGAAGAAAGATGCTTGCCCAATATGAATAGAGTGTATTAAGAACTGAGTTGATTAGTACTACTCTACCTGCATAGGAAAGTTTTCGTGCCCCAAGGCTCCTAATTCTGCTCACCATCTTCTCAGCTATAGTATTACATTCAGTCTTAGTCAATCTGCCTGCTTTGATAGGGACTCCAAGATATCTAAAAGGCATAGCACCCTATACAAACCCTGTAGCCTGTTGTATATCATCCTTAAGCTGTTGCCCAACTCCATTGTAATAAACCTCAGACTTAGAGCTATTCATAGACAGACCAGAAGCTCTAGAGAAGGATGAGAAAGCCCTGAGTAACAGCATTATAGAAGTAGCATTGCCCTTACAGAACATTAacaggtcatctgcaaacatcaggtGATTCAGCTTGGATGCCTTACACAGAGGATGGTATTGGAAAGGCCATCTAGCCACAACATAATTAATCATTCTGGTAAGGTAATCCATGCAGATGGTAAAAATAAGAGGGGATATAGGGTCCCCTTGCCTCAACCCTCTTTTACCTTTAAAGTAACCAAAGCTACCACCATTGAGACATAGAGAGAAGGATGTGGACCTTATGCAAGTCATTACTTTATGTCAGCAGGAAACTTCAGACCCTGAAATAATTGCTCAACAAAATCCCACTTCACTGTGTCATAAGCCTTTTGGAGGTCAATTTTAAACAAACATCTTGGTGACACAGCATTCCTGTTATACATCTTGACTATGTCCTGACAAATTAGGACATTCTCAATAATAGATCTTCCCTTTATGAAGGCCCCTTGATTGTCACTGATGAGATCAGGTAAGACTTGTGCCAGTCTATTACATAGCAATTTAGATATAGCCTTGTAaatcatattacaacatgcaATAGGTCTGAATTGTTTGACAGTGGTTGGCCTCTCACACTTTGGTATAAGAGTAATATTAGTAGCATTTATCTGGTTCAGAAGCTTACCAGTGGAGAAGAAATCTTTGATGGCATCACACACATCTTCTCCTATAACATCCCAACTGTCCTTGAAAAATGCACTTGTGTATCCATCAGGCCCTGGAGACTAATCAACTGGTGTGTCAAAGAAGATCTTTTTGATTTCAGCATTAGTTACAGGAGCATTTAACAACAGTGCATGTTCCTGAGTACAGAATTGACCCTCATTAAGTACACACTGTCTCACATTTTCAGTAGGTTTGTTGCTGCCTAGAAGAGTTTGATAATAGTCAAGAAAGGCATTTTGAATGGTCTGGCTCTCAGTACACACATTACCATGTTGATCCTCAATCTGAATGACCTTGTTCATACTAATTCTCTTTTTTATGGC
It includes:
- the LOC141590150 gene encoding uncharacterized protein LOC141590150, which gives rise to MPFRYLGVPIKAGRLTKTECNTIAEKMVSRIRSLGARKLSYAGRVVLINSVLNTLYSYWASIFLLPKSIIKRIEGICRNYLWDGNAENHRVPLIAWDKVTLPKEEGGLGIKKAQVWNYATVAKLVDWIYGKADRLWIRWVNQVYLKGRDWHEYVPPADVAWSWKNICKVKEMMKNGYSDGQWTADAKGYSIRSGYEWLRIQQPKQDWVPLVWNKWNIPKHTIIAWIIMNNGLNVKEKLCKIGYCTDDRCLICGSDSETQEHLFFNCRYSQQIMHQMENWCGFPLQANRSMGMLPTKGCLTQKVQFLVMTACYYQVWTQRNSARMKQVLIKLEKVSEHIIEEVKSRIRRKLKEPVSNTDKIWLTKWGILRVC